A genomic window from Treponema maltophilum ATCC 51939 includes:
- a CDS encoding 5'-nucleotidase, lipoprotein e(P4) family, protein MIKRITKSVSAIFIAAVFFVSCASASGTAEKAKQAAAKNEADEVLLAEQGMLAYNWMQQSGEYRALAYQAFNAAKAAFDAAVPADGMKKAVVVDLDETMIDNSAEGAIRLLEHKEFDPSFWTRWCEAEQALAIPGAVEFANYVNSHGGKMFYVSNRIVGPEYQPTINNLKALGFTGVDSTSVLLKDKVSQKTARFEQVEKAGYEIVVFIGDNLDDFRFTGETYRKLNDVRRSVVDKYKSDFGVKYIVLPNPLYGNWEGGLNADYYKNDAAGKLKIRRDNLKVWKK, encoded by the coding sequence ATGATCAAACGCATAACAAAATCCGTTTCGGCAATTTTTATTGCCGCAGTTTTTTTCGTATCGTGTGCGAGCGCTTCGGGGACTGCCGAAAAAGCAAAGCAGGCCGCGGCAAAAAACGAAGCCGACGAGGTTCTGCTTGCCGAGCAGGGGATGTTGGCATACAACTGGATGCAGCAATCGGGCGAATATCGCGCGCTGGCGTATCAGGCATTCAATGCGGCAAAAGCCGCCTTTGATGCGGCGGTTCCGGCAGACGGTATGAAAAAAGCGGTCGTCGTCGATCTCGATGAAACGATGATAGACAATTCGGCCGAGGGGGCGATCCGATTATTGGAGCACAAGGAATTTGACCCCTCATTTTGGACAAGGTGGTGCGAAGCGGAACAAGCGCTTGCGATTCCCGGTGCCGTCGAATTTGCAAATTATGTTAATTCGCACGGCGGCAAAATGTTTTACGTTTCAAATCGTATTGTCGGCCCCGAATACCAGCCGACGATCAACAATTTAAAAGCGCTCGGCTTTACCGGCGTCGATTCGACATCCGTACTGCTGAAAGATAAAGTTTCGCAAAAAACGGCTCGATTCGAACAGGTCGAAAAAGCCGGCTACGAAATCGTCGTATTTATCGGCGACAATTTGGATGATTTCCGCTTTACGGGTGAAACCTATCGTAAACTCAACGATGTGCGCCGCTCTGTTGTCGACAAGTACAAATCCGACTTCGGCGTAAAGTATATCGTTTTGCCGAATCCTCTCTACGGAAATTGGGAGGGCGGATTAAATGCCGATTATTATAAAAACGATGCGGCCGGCAAGCTGAAAATACGCAGAGATAATTTAAAGGTTTGGAAAAAATAA
- a CDS encoding Ig-like domain-containing protein has translation MKRVAFFVFFCCALSAGHAFGSRDITETELVPLESWQKTADISAKKKGKYNILITARDTAGNVGYAGPFNMYIDPDSDLPVTSIAFPASGADVAGNVDIIGTCYDDDAVAKVSIRVDGAEQIYTAKGTEFWSYALNTAALAEGVHTVEVWGTDVNGVDGKSIKTSFNLNRRLPVTSVTNTGEGTLVSGTVNLEGTVEDGNGIDRLFYSLDNGNKFEEVRLSYDKKLNRSVFKLPVKTALLSDGPNVCWFKAVDKQGSTGIYTFLFFVDNVPPSLSFIYPDNETETFPSVFSVAGRVSDGTGLESLTWVCGKESGEIAVTPGNDYWVKEFDFTRTNAKSVVIEFAAKDVAGNVVREKKKIEIDKAKDKPRLEIVSPKADEKIDGGLFISGLSYGNASEIRYRIDRGEEKSLMLSSTSVAFAATEEGLAAGNHTLFAYAVKADGTAGNVQSVRFSSIGKAPVIAFDNGSTVIPLYGAQNRVPTAVRIKAEAGLREVLVGFNGEEEKPLVIKEGQTEFTVRPSVNDKTGAGIYAISVSATDTAGRTAAQKLLIGIADNGKSGDTSDLTAFAWAGSRLGSAALITGGVLEGLFYSPEGAQIESAELTGSADLSCEVEGNLIKIAAAKDGMYKDVRVTLHTSDGRDITSESIDVLADTAFPVITLNKSAAYVKDSLAFSGSVSGSRLPIEYRLSSSSSDEVLTGTLDGRFEKTLDVKSFPDGALLLSLAAADDAGKKTFERAIFIKDTEDPDVRMVMPAVGDKVNGSITAAFTIGEKFGSVKAEYKTDDKNPAWKEFPYASLSSVVIGTAADPISKNMQFRFTDAAGNVKLINQYDFDIDTSADAPVVEIHVPFENQVIVGDFAVSGIVYDDDAPAKIYYKIDDKPYTALDVKNTFSIPIALSSLTDNEHTISIYGEDIYGIKSAPVERKIRVSLEKPVVQMTLPNSDETIKGFITITGTASDGNGIGKVYISVNNGSSFLRADGTDKWSYSLNTQVIGDGTHVMLIKAVDKYGQESVSSALINTDNTPPLLEIEYPLAGSVLDKDLFISGQAWDSISLEGVTLKIKSLSNTAVPASLAQIKLKTELLIAETVNIASLPEGRYNLEISGIDKAGNTNEAAVNFDVVRKADKNKIELLYPLNGQTLCGEFNVYGRTEPSSKIQQISLFIDGKQIETSDVSKTSYAAFRLTPELISEGTHKIEIKGIIPATQTVISSGVSVDYKENGPWVTIDNFAMGDFAIDRPYLKGRAGYSVSQAEKDAAVAKDASADAKRLFAGKRLKSVEVSFNNGRTFVPAKLKDGWQYRIETEDMAEGNHFLLVRAVMENKEVAICRTIVKIDKTVPNITLISPGEGGRYNGSITFTGLASDENGLQNASAALRQGDKSTYGVPKFIQGLHFEAGFWGATLWNMGVGLSFFDDNVKLQLHYGQFTQKQFDWFYKMQKLPPQQIRYGGHVGSIKLLANVFELPFGYYLGPDWQWLYLNVAVGAQFSLFGETQSGKPQVLSAGLVQVEFPRVKLYKRKHFSSFSFFTEGQLWFIPTDVNSSSIRSVMPHLCGGVRVNIF, from the coding sequence ATGAAAAGAGTAGCATTCTTTGTGTTCTTTTGCTGTGCGCTCAGCGCCGGCCATGCATTCGGTTCCAGAGACATAACCGAAACCGAACTTGTTCCTTTGGAAAGTTGGCAGAAAACTGCGGATATTTCGGCGAAAAAAAAGGGAAAATACAATATTCTTATAACGGCTCGCGATACTGCCGGCAATGTCGGCTATGCGGGCCCTTTTAATATGTACATAGATCCGGATTCGGATTTGCCCGTTACCTCGATCGCTTTTCCCGCTTCGGGTGCCGACGTAGCCGGTAACGTGGACATCATCGGAACCTGCTATGACGACGACGCCGTTGCCAAAGTTTCGATCAGGGTCGACGGTGCCGAACAAATCTATACGGCAAAGGGAACCGAATTTTGGTCCTACGCGCTCAATACGGCGGCCTTAGCCGAAGGTGTGCACACGGTTGAAGTGTGGGGTACCGACGTAAACGGCGTAGACGGAAAAAGCATAAAAACTTCTTTTAACTTGAACAGGCGCTTGCCCGTTACAAGCGTTACGAATACCGGAGAAGGCACTTTGGTGTCGGGTACCGTAAACTTGGAAGGAACGGTTGAAGACGGAAACGGCATAGACCGTCTGTTTTATTCGCTCGATAACGGAAATAAATTTGAGGAAGTGCGCTTATCGTACGACAAAAAGCTTAATCGTTCGGTTTTTAAACTTCCCGTAAAAACCGCACTGCTTTCCGACGGCCCGAACGTATGCTGGTTCAAAGCGGTCGATAAACAGGGCTCGACCGGAATCTATACCTTTTTATTTTTTGTGGACAATGTGCCGCCCTCGCTTTCATTCATATATCCGGACAATGAAACCGAAACGTTTCCGAGCGTTTTTTCCGTTGCCGGCCGCGTTTCCGACGGTACGGGGCTCGAATCCCTTACATGGGTATGCGGAAAAGAAAGCGGCGAGATTGCCGTAACGCCGGGCAACGATTATTGGGTTAAGGAATTCGACTTTACGCGCACGAATGCAAAATCGGTTGTTATCGAATTTGCGGCAAAAGACGTTGCCGGAAACGTTGTGCGCGAGAAAAAAAAGATTGAAATCGATAAAGCGAAAGATAAGCCCCGCTTGGAAATCGTCAGTCCGAAGGCGGACGAAAAGATAGACGGCGGCCTTTTTATTTCAGGTTTGTCCTACGGCAACGCGTCGGAAATCCGCTATAGAATCGACCGGGGCGAAGAAAAATCCCTTATGCTTTCTTCAACCTCGGTTGCCTTTGCCGCAACGGAAGAAGGTCTTGCCGCCGGAAATCACACGCTTTTTGCGTACGCCGTGAAAGCCGACGGAACGGCCGGAAACGTGCAAAGCGTTCGGTTTTCTTCAATAGGAAAAGCGCCCGTCATCGCATTCGACAACGGAAGCACCGTTATTCCGTTGTACGGTGCGCAAAACAGAGTTCCGACAGCCGTCCGCATAAAAGCGGAAGCGGGCTTGCGCGAAGTGCTTGTCGGTTTTAACGGTGAAGAAGAAAAGCCGCTTGTTATAAAAGAAGGTCAAACCGAATTTACCGTACGCCCGAGCGTAAACGATAAAACGGGCGCGGGAATATACGCGATATCGGTCAGCGCAACCGACACGGCAGGCCGCACCGCGGCACAAAAACTGCTCATCGGCATCGCCGATAACGGAAAGTCGGGCGATACGAGCGACCTTACCGCTTTTGCGTGGGCAGGAAGCAGGCTCGGAAGCGCCGCGCTCATTACGGGCGGTGTTTTGGAAGGCTTGTTTTATTCGCCTGAAGGCGCCCAAATTGAAAGTGCCGAATTGACCGGCTCGGCAGACCTTTCCTGTGAAGTTGAAGGAAACCTGATAAAAATTGCCGCGGCAAAAGACGGCATGTATAAAGATGTGCGCGTAACGCTGCACACAAGCGACGGCCGGGATATAACGAGCGAAAGCATCGATGTTTTAGCCGATACGGCTTTTCCCGTCATAACGCTTAACAAAAGCGCAGCTTACGTAAAAGATTCGCTCGCCTTTTCAGGCAGCGTAAGCGGCTCCCGATTGCCGATCGAATACCGCCTGTCGTCATCTTCTTCGGATGAAGTTTTAACCGGAACGCTTGACGGCCGCTTTGAAAAAACGCTCGACGTAAAAAGTTTCCCGGACGGCGCGCTCCTTCTTTCGCTTGCCGCGGCGGACGATGCCGGCAAAAAAACTTTTGAACGCGCAATCTTTATAAAAGATACCGAGGATCCCGATGTGCGCATGGTTATGCCCGCCGTCGGCGATAAGGTAAACGGTTCGATAACGGCGGCTTTTACGATCGGTGAAAAATTCGGCAGCGTAAAGGCCGAATACAAAACCGACGATAAAAACCCGGCGTGGAAGGAATTTCCCTATGCTTCGCTTTCAAGCGTTGTTATAGGAACCGCGGCCGATCCGATAAGCAAAAACATGCAGTTCCGTTTTACCGACGCTGCGGGAAACGTCAAGCTCATCAATCAATACGATTTCGATATCGACACTTCCGCCGACGCTCCTGTCGTCGAAATACATGTGCCGTTTGAAAATCAGGTTATCGTCGGCGACTTTGCCGTTTCGGGCATCGTGTACGACGACGACGCTCCGGCAAAAATCTACTATAAAATCGACGATAAGCCCTATACGGCGCTCGACGTCAAAAACACCTTTTCGATTCCGATTGCTCTTTCGTCTTTAACCGACAACGAGCATACGATCAGCATATACGGCGAAGATATTTACGGCATAAAAAGCGCACCGGTCGAACGAAAAATCAGAGTGTCGCTTGAAAAGCCCGTAGTGCAAATGACTTTGCCGAATTCCGACGAAACCATCAAAGGTTTTATAACCATAACCGGTACGGCTTCCGACGGAAACGGCATCGGCAAAGTGTATATTTCGGTAAATAACGGAAGCAGTTTTTTGCGCGCCGACGGAACGGATAAATGGAGCTATTCGCTCAACACGCAGGTTATCGGGGACGGCACCCACGTTATGCTTATTAAAGCGGTCGACAAATACGGTCAGGAATCGGTATCGTCCGCCTTAATCAATACCGACAACACGCCGCCGCTTTTGGAAATCGAATATCCTTTGGCCGGTTCGGTACTCGATAAAGATTTATTTATATCGGGTCAGGCATGGGACAGTATTTCGCTCGAAGGCGTAACGCTCAAAATAAAGAGTCTTTCGAATACGGCCGTTCCGGCATCGCTTGCTCAAATCAAATTGAAGACGGAACTGCTTATCGCCGAAACCGTCAATATTGCTTCGCTGCCGGAAGGACGCTACAATTTGGAAATATCGGGCATCGATAAAGCCGGCAATACGAACGAAGCCGCCGTAAACTTCGACGTGGTGCGAAAGGCCGACAAAAATAAAATAGAACTTTTGTATCCTTTAAACGGCCAAACGCTGTGCGGCGAGTTCAACGTGTACGGCCGCACGGAGCCGTCGTCGAAGATACAACAGATATCGCTGTTTATTGACGGAAAGCAAATAGAGACCTCCGACGTGTCGAAAACTTCCTACGCGGCATTCCGCCTGACTCCCGAACTTATAAGCGAGGGTACGCACAAGATCGAAATAAAAGGGATTATTCCCGCAACTCAAACGGTGATTTCAAGCGGTGTTTCCGTAGACTATAAAGAAAACGGCCCGTGGGTTACGATAGACAATTTTGCGATGGGCGATTTTGCAATCGACCGTCCGTACTTAAAAGGAAGGGCGGGCTATTCGGTTTCGCAAGCGGAAAAAGACGCCGCCGTTGCAAAAGACGCGTCCGCGGATGCGAAGCGGCTTTTTGCGGGCAAGCGCCTCAAATCGGTTGAAGTAAGCTTTAACAACGGACGCACCTTTGTTCCGGCAAAACTTAAAGACGGCTGGCAGTACCGAATCGAAACGGAAGACATGGCCGAAGGCAATCACTTTTTGCTCGTGCGTGCCGTTATGGAAAATAAAGAAGTCGCGATATGCAGAACGATTGTAAAAATCGATAAAACCGTTCCGAACATAACGCTTATCTCTCCGGGCGAAGGCGGACGTTATAACGGAAGCATAACCTTTACCGGCTTGGCTTCGGACGAAAACGGACTGCAAAACGCAAGCGCCGCGCTCCGACAAGGCGACAAATCGACATACGGCGTGCCCAAATTCATACAAGGCCTGCATTTTGAAGCCGGTTTTTGGGGCGCAACGCTGTGGAACATGGGCGTCGGCTTAAGCTTTTTCGACGACAACGTAAAGCTGCAGTTGCATTACGGGCAGTTTACGCAAAAGCAATTCGACTGGTTTTATAAAATGCAAAAGCTTCCGCCCCAACAAATCCGTTACGGCGGACATGTGGGTTCTATAAAGCTTTTGGCGAACGTGTTCGAACTGCCGTTCGGCTATTATTTGGGACCCGATTGGCAATGGCTGTATTTGAACGTCGCGGTCGGTGCGCAGTTTTCGCTGTTCGGCGAAACGCAAAGCGGAAAACCGCAAGTGCTTTCGGCAGGCTTGGTGCAGGTGGAATTCCCGCGCGTAAAACTGTATAAGCGCAAACACTTCAGTTCGTTTTCGTTCTTTACCGAAGGACAGCTGTGGTTTATTCCGACCGACGTCAATTCATCATCGATAAGATCCGTTATGCCGCACCTGTGCGGCGGAGTGCGCGTCAATATATTCTAA
- a CDS encoding type II toxin-antitoxin system Phd/YefM family antitoxin has product MISTMTITETRKKITSLENTMNYDDTISITNHGKEVFALIRWDTYECIQETLEILADEQLSKDLSTGIKQINENNLVDFDTFKAGLMCTQ; this is encoded by the coding sequence ATGATTTCAACTATGACGATAACAGAAACAAGAAAGAAAATCACATCACTTGAAAATACGATGAATTATGATGATACAATCTCCATTACTAATCATGGGAAAGAAGTATTTGCCTTGATTCGCTGGGATACCTATGAATGTATTCAAGAAACTTTGGAAATACTTGCAGACGAGCAATTGTCAAAAGACCTGTCTACCGGAATTAAGCAGATAAATGAAAATAACCTTGTAGATTTTGACACATTTAAGGCGGGTCTGATGTGTACACAATAA
- a CDS encoding type II toxin-antitoxin system RelE family toxin, producing MYTIKLTQIAAEFIAKLDNKSQQQVLQKIEVLKEYPLKVGKPLKGNLQDYRSIRAVGQRYRIIYQVKENEIEVIIVAVGIRRDGDKKRDIYELMKKYLKIGLLPQ from the coding sequence GTGTACACAATAAAATTAACCCAAATTGCCGCAGAATTTATTGCTAAACTGGACAATAAATCTCAGCAGCAGGTATTGCAAAAGATTGAGGTATTAAAAGAATATCCTCTAAAAGTAGGCAAGCCTTTAAAAGGCAATTTACAAGATTATCGTTCTATTCGTGCCGTCGGACAACGATACAGAATAATTTATCAAGTTAAAGAGAATGAAATTGAGGTTATTATTGTAGCTGTAGGAATCAGGCGAGATGGTGACAAAAAAAGAGATATTTACGAACTAATGAAAAAATATCTAAAAATCGGTTTATTACCGCAATGA
- a CDS encoding type II toxin-antitoxin system VapB family antitoxin, which translates to MRTNIVIDDTLMREALHASGYKTKKETVEQALKLLITLKNQARIRNFRGKLFWDGDLEKMRLDK; encoded by the coding sequence ATGAGAACAAATATTGTTATTGATGATACCTTAATGAGAGAGGCTTTGCATGCTTCCGGTTATAAAACAAAAAAAGAAACGGTTGAACAAGCTTTAAAACTTTTAATAACATTAAAAAATCAAGCACGCATAAGAAATTTCCGCGGGAAACTGTTTTGGGATGGTGATTTGGAAAAAATGAGGCTTGATAAATGA